Part of the Primulina huaijiensis isolate GDHJ02 unplaced genomic scaffold, ASM1229523v2 scaffold42807, whole genome shotgun sequence genome, ATTCTCATTTTGAATCCCTCGATCCTCAAGTAAAATGCTCGTTTGAACTTGGGTGATGATTTTTGCTTGTATTCTATGATGAACAGAAATATCTAAATGGCATTTGGGTGGAATGAAGGAAAACGAAGACCATTTCTCTTCTATATTAGATGATGAAACTACTCCAGTCAAGGCCTGTGGGGATTTAACTTGCCTTGTAATCGAAAAAGGTGGGGGTGGGGCCTTACTCATCCTGTACTTATACTAAGTGTCACCATTTCTTCTCATTTTGTAATTGCGCTTGTGCTCTTTGTTTCGAACGATTCTACTTTCTTCAAATCAGCTATCATCCTTACCCAATGGACTTACAAGCAAAGACAGAGGTACAAATGTATCTCTATTCCGGTAGACGGTAGCCATGTTAAGATTAAAATATGAATTCATGCGATGGGTGAGGAACAAGTGACGACACATTAATGTGTTCGTAACATGCTTCTTCTTTAACATTCTTGGTTTAAAAAACTAAGCATTGCACAGATATGGCCGAATGGTTTATTGATTATTCTACATGTTTCAAATGCACAAAGAAGTTGCATAAAAGGTTGTGTCCCATAAAAGTGCACACTTTTAGATTGCAAATCAGTCTTATATATTGATTCCTTCACACAACAGTTTGCATCTTGTATTTTTCGAATGTGAAGATATGTCATCTGGCAACAGTATATGGAAACAACAATTAGTTGATATCGGTATTGTCGCTGCACAGAAAACTCCGGATTGGGATATCGTGGTATAAATGCATGTTGTTTAACTACTGCAGAACTTACAGGGAAAGCAGAGTCAGAGGAATGCAGGGAGCCTTCCTCTCAAGCAAAAAGGCGTAGGATGCTTCAGTTTGAGTCTGAAGTTTTGAATGCACCTCTTTACAATGATGACATATTTTTAAGATCTAAGGTACATTTGTTTGGTAAAAGAGTTAATTTTGCGGGCACCATCTTATGGTTCCTACCTCCTAGATAGTCAATAATCTGTGGCCGTTCTTTGTTTAGGAGACACAGGATTCTCTTGAAGCTAATATACATGATATGTCAGAGTGGGTTTCTGGATTTGCAGGTTTTGTTTCTCTCAAAAAATTATTGCAAGATATATGAAAATCAAATCGACAAACATGGTATCTAGTGATAATTTGTTGTTTCTTAGATGGTGCATCGGCATCCAATAATGAGTGCTTGGATCCATCGTTTGAAGGGTGGATTGCCGATTACTTTAATGAAACCGAGATACATTGCAGTGCTGAAGATATGTATGTTTGCATATTCTTCGCATTATCAGttaatttaaaacaaatttctGACCAGCTTTTTGTTTGAATAGGTGTGATCCGTCTGGAGCATCTGACGTTCAAATCAACATTAAAGGTAATTCATGAATAGTTCCAGTTATTGATGGttaattaatgttaaataataGCATTATGTTGTTGTTTCATTGGTTTCCTGCCATTTGTCTCCACTGCATAATCCATAACATGATATTGCAGAGCTTTGTAAGATGTCTCCAGAATATGATGCTAATGCAATAACAAATCACCCCATCAATAGTCGTCGAAGTGGTGCTTTCAAAGGTAATTGTTTACACGGCGTTTTCATTGTTAATTGTGAAAACCAAGTTACTCAAGCTTGATCTGTGGAAGTATCCCGTTTCTTCTGTTACTTTGGTGGTAAGAATTATGGTGTTATGGCCCGATGGATATCATCTCAAATATTACTTTATATTTGGATTTCAATTTTACAATCTTCTTCCCTAAACTAAACAAGTCTTATTTTCTATGTTGTTTTTTACCCTGTAATTCAGGTAGAAAATCGTACATGTGTACGCTACCTAAACCATCATCATCTGTCGTCTATCCATTTGCCTTCATCAAACCCTGTGGTGCTCATGGAGACATGACTTTGGAGGACATAAACCAAAAATTACACGCTCCACCAAAATCAAAGCAAGACCAAGAAGACGATACTTCTGTTTCTTATCCTACATCAGCATTTTCAGGGAAGCCTGTGGTGGGAAAAACAAAGATTCCAACAGAAGGCGGTGAAGGGAGCATTACAATTATGAGAACCAAAGGGTAAAAGGATTGGCGGATTGGCACTTTTCCGATAATTTTCATGCACTATCATTCTCAGAGTTCACCTGATGTAAGATGAAATATTCagcattttcttgatttcagaATGATTTAGCAGTATTTAAGGTTTCAACCTCGCATTAATCCTATGATTATCATTGTCTCGTGGGATGTTCCTAGTTGTTATTAAAAGCATCCCTTGCCAATGTGATTTTGTACCTGTTATGGGACTATAGAGATCTTTATTAGTTCATTTAAATCCCTGTTCTAATTTCTGATTTTCTCCTTCGTACTCAAGCTTCTATCTTATGTGCATAGACGATGAGTTAGTCTGTGTATTGAATTATTATCGGAGTCTTAACTTGGTCTTATTGCCAATGATGCTTCATCCAAGCAatacaaataaatcatatttaaagATTTGGAGACCAAAAATTATTGGTAATCAAATATTTCGTATTTTTACACCTATTTATTAAGTGTTGGACCTAGTATATTTGATGTGTAATTGTTTTTTGGTGGTGTTTTGCGTGTGCGTTTTTTTAGTTGAGTTGCTCTAATAATTCAAGTAAGCTTACCCTTTGTATTGTGTGCATATTTATTGTATTCTAAAGCTCATAATAAATTGGGAGAAAATTATAAGACATTAACTAAACTATTTTACATTTGATTTCTTTTCGTTTGGAATTGTCAGATTATAGTGGCTTCACCGCCTACGAATGGAACTGGTTTCGGATTAAATCCTTGTACTCCCCTCTTTCGTTCAAGAAAAACTCCACTAAAAATCGCGTGGAACTTTAGTACTTTAGTCCACTGATGATCAGTTAAGTCTTGCTTGTTTCTTTAATCAGTTAAAAACGAAATAGCACATCTCTCATGTTCGAATTGATTGAGCGTGTGAGTTATTGATAAATGGTCAGTAGTTTGATTTATCTTGCTAACATTTTATCAGACGAGTATGTTGTATATTTACCCAGTGTGATTTATAGCGTGTTTTGCATGTTATTGCGTTAGCTCGAAGTTTTCCTAATGCTCGTTGAAATATAACTATTGTAAGTTTCATTATCATAAACAATACCAAATAGATATTTCgtcatttcaatatatataattcgtCAATTATTTAAGTCGTCTTTTGCTTAGAGTTTACCATGCTTTTATAGCAAGTAATCTCAATTATATGGACCAATGCAAACACTAACTGTAAAGAAAAAGTTATGTAGGAAAATGACTACTTTCCTAGTAACAAAGGAAAAGGGCAAAGCTCTTTTCACAGTAATAGTGGGCGAGTCTCATGAGATCTATGTCGGTCGTCGGAATCAAACGAAGGTCAAATGACTATTCAATTCATTAAGAGGCATAGCGGCAACCTTGCCTGACGCCATTCCCTGACCTAGCAATAGACAGGCGGGCCATGCCTGAACATAGCTCGACTAGGAACCTTGCCCAACATTCTTTTTTTAGGGAGAGACGATTGATTCTATATGATCATCACGCAAAGTAAGATACTTTTTTGTATGAATGTGAAATAGACATGATTTTCAATAGTCGAGACCAGGAAATAGAGAAGGAAAAAGAGGATGGGCCAAGCTAGTCAGTCCTTGTTAGCTTGCTCCACAAAGTAACCATGTTCGTTCACAGAGGTTGAACCGTACAAGTATGCCAATCAGACAGAAAAAAGTTTTTCTTTACataataatctgaatttttttaaaaaagaaaaataattcattaaacAGAAATTATATGTCACTTTTATATATGAATGAATAAATctctattaattttaaaaaaatgtgaacaaaaaataaataacagtagTTAGTAAAGAGCAATGAGCATATGGATGtaatctaacatacatataaatataccaaTTTCATttgtgaatttccttatttgtccttgtttatttatttaatttaatttaagttagcaaacaaattaatatgtTATCTTAAAGGTTTTTTTTgcaattcattgtccatcttaaatgaatttggacattaatacatattcttctttctttcctaacttttatgccaaaaaaattatttcattaaattttcttgttaatttaaattagcaaattaaattaatatgttttttttggagtttttttataattcattgtccatcttaaatggatttggacattaatacacattcctatttcttttttaaattttaggccagaaaaagtatttatttacatttcttagtaaaatataacatctaacatatatacatataaatatatcacttctaattgtgaatgttttaatatacccttattcatttaatttagcaaattaaatcaataaatttttaatggattcttttataatttattgtctatcttaaatgcctttggatattaatgcatgttgaatttatcaatttacccatgatttttttttgttgctgctaaaatttgttactaaaaTTAGTGTATTTCTTCATAATTGTTAatgaatatttcatatttatatcttattttttcttttattttacatataaataagtcacttttataacaaattgattttaaaataataattttttaatggattctttcataatttattgtctatcttaaatgtctttggatattaatgcatattgaatttatcaatttacccaatatttttctttgttgctactaaaatttgttactaaaattagtgtatttcttcatggttgctaatgaatatttaatatttatatcttatcttttcttttattttacatataaataagtcacttttataacaaaatgattttaaaatatgaactaagaagcatcgtatattttgtagatattgaaatatgttaaagattatttgtaagaatatttttttaacgtaaAATTATTCTGTGATTGCAATTTTGCAATACTTTTCTCAAATTacttttttaatgaattattttttaattgtggtTTTACTACTTGTACATCTCATTGCGGGGTAGAAAACCTTGTACCATATATGGGTGTAACtcgctttaatttttaaaatataactaataaaatttgtgagttcttcaactatatttttcaattttttcataatattataaacacgttatattattttttataaattttatatatttaatttaagttatttttactaattaatgtctataaatttgtgaaactcttgatatttttatatagctgataagaaaaaaacttctaataaaatgtttaatatttcagatataactataaaataatttttttaggaacttaagaatttttttatgtatttaaattaaattttttaattaatatcaatgaatttatgaagctcttgatatttttatgtagatgataagaaatgctaaatttttgacaaattccaataaattgatttaagtaataattaaataaatagttacTCAACAATTTAGTGATTTCAATTATGATTCATTAtgtattatgataatattttagataaaaaatgtttttaaaattaaaatttctattattatatattttgttatcaattttcaattgcgttctaaacataatacaaaatatgattatattaaCATTATTCTATTACGAAatcatcatatataatatattatttgttatactgTTTGTTCTTTTCAacctattaattaatttctaattgtatatgatgaaattacatacataaaaaaacaatttttttctcttttctacatattaattaatttaacattatatatgatgaatttatatatatataagttatttttcacatttcaaaataacaaaattgttatttaatattactcACTTAATAAAGTAACTAAATTATGTTTACCAATTCattgtgcattattattatgattgcaATTTAATGAAGTATAGGTGAGGACATATAGTGGTCATCCTAAcaattaatatttatgtttaaattattattagtaattaaaactactttgtgttcgatgaaattatttgattagtgaggataaatttgatttagaaaaataatttctagaatgtaaaataacaactatatcatatttgttaggtgcaataattgtttatgtaaggtataacaatcgaaatgtgacgtttgaattgttttacgattttaaaagattttagttaaTGTTGCATCGTTACCCTGGTTATAAcctttggtaaagcggcaaatgcatgatcctacaattggtatataTAAGAGTCAAAGTCATGAGATCAATTCTCATATATTGCAATTAGTgtaattattgatattgttggagtgcaataattgtctttgttgGATACATCGATCGAATCATGATGATTGAGCTACtatacagtttaaaatatttgagttgatgtgtaatatctattctaaaaaaagaaaaaagttaaaCAAAATTCGTAAGgagttaaaagttagcaaaaacacaattgatatttaacttaataacaagtttaggggttttattttaacatcattatgataatttagttaattaagataattttatttgacattCACTATATGCACTCCATTTAAATacattgtgatttttattttagaaaaatttactattctcttaattttatttttattgttttccattgtgaatgatatttggatgaaaattatCTTTGTTAATTTGAGAGAGCTGTCATTATATTATAATCATGCAAattgaaaaatgttatataaataagtaaatatatttgatttatcattatgatgtatttttatttattgtgttttgatatatttagatcaataaatactcataaacaagatgttatttaaacgattttaaaaattatttaaatcttcttagtatatatttcattattaatcaCCCACGTGCATCGTACGTGATCATTCCTAGTATATCCAAATAGATATCTATCCTACATAATAGATACTAATATTATCTTTTCTAATGAGATTTTTAAATAATGGGTAGCATTTTAtcaaagaaaatttgaaaattattataagaTAAAGTATTAGCATTGGCCGCCGGTTAACAATATGATAGGCGGTAAAGAAAAGATTAATCTTAAAGAAAATCAGACAGGAAGTTGATTTCAGTTAGAGTTGGTTACCTCGCGCCCGGAACATTCtacaaacatttgagacaacatggcctTCACCACTCTTGTATTCTCTCCTCCACTCGCCACCCCCTTCACAGCTGACCCAACAGCTCCGAGCACCCAAATTCAAATTAAATCAGCGTCCATTTCCAATAACCTCGTTCCCAAACCTGGGTCTCTTGAATCTTGCAAAAATCTTCAAGAAATCAAGCAGTTACATGGTTACTTCGCTAAACAGGGGTTGATACACGACCCCGCTGCTCTAACGAACCTCATTGTCAAGTGCTCACAAATGGGGTCTTCTGAAAGCTTAGAGTATGCAGAGAAAGCCTTCAATATATTCAAGAACTGTAAAGAGGATTGCAGCAGCACTAGTGGAGTTTATGTTTATAACTCTTTGATAAAAGGAAACTCATCAGCTGGGTCTTTTTCAAATGCCATTTTGCTGTATGTTGGTATGATGATTGAGGGTGTTGCGCCTGATAACTATTCATTTCCATTTGTTTTGAGTGCCTGTGCGAAAAGTTCGAAGCTTTTTGAGGGGATGCAGCTTCATGGATCAGCTCTGAAATTAGGTTTTTATGgtgatatttttgttttgaattctttGATACATTTCTATGGTGAGTGTGGAGAAATTGATAAAGGGAGAAaagtgtttgatgaaatgagtGAAAGGAATGTAGTGTCATGGACTAGTTTGATTTCTGGGTATGCTAGGAAGAATTGGCATAAAGAGGCCGTATCTTTGTTTTTTCAAATGGTTGAGGAGGACATTAAGCCAAATGAAGTTACTATGGCCAGTGTGATATCGGCTTGTGCAGAGTTGGGGGATTCGAATTTGGCGGAGAAAATTTCTTCCTATGCGGAGGCATCTGGGATAACTTTCAACACTATTTTGGTAAACGCGCTTGTTGATATGTATTTGAAGTGTGGGGCTCCTAATAAGGCAAAACGACTGTTTGATGAATGCGTGGACAGAAATTTGATTCTTTACAATACAATCTTGTCAAATTATGTACAGTTTGGAAAAGCGAATGAAGCTCTCGATGTACTTCGTGAAATGCTTTATATGG contains:
- the LOC140969859 gene encoding protein XRI1-like isoform X2, translated to MTNNNENESWDWECQEYNFEDSTNIEISKWHLGGMKENEDHFSSILDDETTPVKACGDLTCLVIEKGKAESEECREPSSQAKRRRMLQFESEVLNAPLYNDDIFLRSKETQDSLEANIHDMSEWVSGFADGASASNNECLDPSFEGWIADYFNETEIHCSAEDMCDPSGASDVQINIKELCKMSPEYDANAITNHPINSRRSGAFKGRKSYMCTLPKPSSSVVYPFAFIKPCGAHGDMTLEDINQKLHAPPKSKQDQEDDTSVSYPTSAFSGKPVVGKTKIPTEGGEGSITIMRTKG
- the LOC140969859 gene encoding protein XRI1-like isoform X3, producing the protein MKENEDHFSSILDDETTPVKACGDLTCLVIEKELTGKAESEECREPSSQAKRRRMLQFESEVLNAPLYNDDIFLRSKETQDSLEANIHDMSEWVSGFADGASASNNECLDPSFEGWIADYFNETEIHCSAEDMCDPSGASDVQINIKELCKMSPEYDANAITNHPINSRRSGAFKGRKSYMCTLPKPSSSVVYPFAFIKPCGAHGDMTLEDINQKLHAPPKSKQDQEDDTSVSYPTSAFSGKPVVGKTKIPTEGGEGSITIMRTKG
- the LOC140969859 gene encoding protein XRI1-like isoform X1; the encoded protein is MTNNNENESWDWECQEYNFEDSTNIEISKWHLGGMKENEDHFSSILDDETTPVKACGDLTCLVIEKELTGKAESEECREPSSQAKRRRMLQFESEVLNAPLYNDDIFLRSKETQDSLEANIHDMSEWVSGFADGASASNNECLDPSFEGWIADYFNETEIHCSAEDMCDPSGASDVQINIKELCKMSPEYDANAITNHPINSRRSGAFKGRKSYMCTLPKPSSSVVYPFAFIKPCGAHGDMTLEDINQKLHAPPKSKQDQEDDTSVSYPTSAFSGKPVVGKTKIPTEGGEGSITIMRTKG